Proteins found in one Streptomyces sp. CB09001 genomic segment:
- a CDS encoding (Fe-S)-binding protein: protein MRVALFLTCVNDTLYPDTGRAVVRLLTRLGVEVDFPMAQTCCGQAHYNTGYRHEAEPLARHFADVFTDYDAIVTPSGSCGAMVRELYPRMGERARAEGRGDTLAAVLAPVVPKTYELTEFLVDVLGVTDVGAYYPHTVTYHPTCHGLRSLGLGDRPRRLLAAVRGLELVELPGAEECCGFGGTFAVKNSDVSAAMGADKVRNAESTGAEVLCAADNSCLMHIGGTMTRLRTGMRPVHLAEILASTEEAAV from the coding sequence ATGCGTGTCGCTCTGTTCCTGACCTGCGTCAACGACACGCTCTATCCGGACACCGGCCGTGCCGTGGTCAGGCTGCTGACCAGACTCGGTGTCGAGGTCGACTTCCCGATGGCCCAGACGTGTTGCGGGCAGGCGCACTACAACACCGGCTACCGGCACGAGGCCGAGCCACTGGCCCGGCACTTCGCGGACGTGTTCACGGACTACGACGCGATCGTGACGCCCTCGGGCTCCTGCGGCGCGATGGTGCGGGAGCTGTATCCGCGGATGGGCGAGCGGGCGCGGGCGGAGGGGCGCGGGGACACGCTCGCGGCCGTGCTGGCGCCGGTGGTGCCGAAGACGTACGAGCTGACGGAGTTCCTGGTGGACGTGCTCGGGGTGACCGACGTGGGGGCGTACTACCCGCACACGGTGACGTACCACCCGACCTGCCACGGCCTGCGGAGCCTCGGCCTGGGCGACCGGCCGCGGCGGCTGCTGGCGGCGGTGCGGGGGCTGGAGCTGGTGGAGCTGCCGGGCGCCGAGGAGTGCTGCGGCTTCGGCGGCACCTTCGCCGTGAAGAACTCCGACGTGTCGGCGGCGATGGGCGCGGACAAGGTCCGCAACGCCGAGTCCACCGGGGCGGAGGTGCTGTGCGCGGCCGACAACTCCTGTCTGATGCACATCGGCGGGACCATGACGCGGCTGCGCACGGGCATGCGGCCGGTGCACCTCGCGGAGATCCTGGCGAGCACCGAGGAGGCGGCCGTATGA
- a CDS encoding PAS domain-containing protein encodes MNEPALDAERDAVLAALRPVVDGIAATFGPVCEAVLHDYRRPERSVVAVAGSVTGRTVGGAMSEIGMRVLARGDEAHDELNYVTRTAGGTLLKSSTMVLRDSSGAVFGALCVNLDVTAVDRAHALLGALAGTARTPAQVPATTFGDDIDAVVDAIVDAHPLRRDTSWAALDRDRRLQLFRDLDGRGVFAVRRSVEHVATRLGISRASAYHYLSQARADTGPAADTP; translated from the coding sequence ATGAACGAACCCGCACTGGACGCCGAACGTGACGCCGTCCTCGCCGCGCTGCGCCCCGTCGTCGACGGGATCGCCGCGACGTTCGGACCGGTCTGCGAGGCGGTGCTGCACGACTACCGGCGCCCCGAGCGCTCGGTCGTGGCCGTCGCGGGGTCGGTGACCGGGCGGACGGTGGGCGGGGCGATGAGTGAGATCGGCATGCGCGTGCTGGCCCGCGGCGACGAGGCGCACGACGAGCTGAACTACGTCACCCGCACGGCCGGCGGCACCCTGCTCAAGTCCTCCACCATGGTGCTGCGCGACTCCTCGGGCGCCGTGTTCGGAGCCCTGTGCGTCAACCTGGACGTCACCGCCGTCGACCGGGCCCACGCCCTCCTCGGCGCCCTCGCCGGGACCGCCCGCACCCCCGCCCAGGTACCGGCGACCACCTTCGGCGACGACATCGACGCCGTGGTCGACGCCATCGTGGACGCCCACCCGCTGCGCCGCGACACCAGCTGGGCGGCGCTGGACCGGGACCGGCGGCTCCAGCTGTTCCGCGACCTCGACGGGCGCGGAGTGTTCGCCGTACGCCGCTCGGTCGAGCACGTCGCCACCCGGCTCGGCATCTCCCGCGCCTCCGCCTACCACTACCTCTCCCAGGCCCGCGCCGACACCGGCCCGGCCGCCGACACCCCCTGA
- a CDS encoding ABC transporter ATP-binding protein — MFRSGARGNHDPGPAPEALRLVKVTRTYGSAENAVTALDGVTLSLGRGTFTAVMGPSGSGKSTLLQCAAGLDRPDGGIVCVDGKELTGGGEAELTRFRRGRVGFAFQQYNLLETLTVAQNTVLPLKLAGRRVDRGRAREVLTSVGLGDRLGHRPDQLSGGQRQRVAIARALVTEPRVIFADEPTGALDTRSARQVLLLLQEAVRTHGRTVVMVTHDPVAASYADSVVFLADGRLAGRMDAPTPDAVAERLAHLGDDVPAGV, encoded by the coding sequence ATGTTTCGCTCCGGCGCACGAGGCAACCACGACCCCGGCCCCGCCCCCGAGGCACTCCGGCTGGTCAAGGTGACCCGGACGTACGGCTCGGCGGAGAACGCCGTGACGGCTCTTGACGGTGTGACGCTGAGCCTGGGACGCGGCACGTTCACCGCGGTGATGGGGCCGTCCGGCTCGGGCAAGTCCACGCTGCTGCAGTGCGCGGCGGGCCTCGACCGGCCGGACGGCGGCATCGTGTGCGTGGACGGCAAGGAGCTGACGGGTGGCGGCGAGGCGGAGCTGACCAGGTTCCGGCGTGGCCGGGTCGGGTTCGCCTTCCAGCAGTACAACCTGCTGGAGACGCTGACCGTCGCGCAGAACACGGTGCTGCCGCTCAAGCTGGCCGGACGGCGCGTCGACCGCGGGCGCGCCCGCGAGGTGCTGACCTCGGTCGGCCTCGGCGACCGGCTCGGTCACCGCCCCGACCAGCTCTCCGGCGGTCAGCGGCAGCGGGTGGCGATCGCGCGGGCGCTGGTCACCGAGCCGCGGGTGATCTTCGCGGACGAGCCGACGGGAGCGCTGGACACGCGCAGCGCCCGGCAGGTGCTGCTGCTGCTCCAGGAGGCGGTCCGGACGCACGGGCGGACCGTGGTGATGGTGACGCACGACCCGGTCGCCGCCTCGTACGCCGACTCGGTGGTCTTCCTCGCCGACGGCCGGCTGGCGGGGCGGATGGACGCACCCACCCCGGACGCGGTCGCGGAGCGGCTGGCGCACCTGGGCGACGACGTGCCGGCGGGGGTGTGA
- a CDS encoding pyridoxal-phosphate dependent enzyme, whose amino-acid sequence MTTTTPPVTLDDVRSAAARLAGVAHRTPVLRSRTLDALVGAEVFLKCENHQRVGAFKFRGAYNAASRLTPEQLSRGVAAYSSGNHAQAVALAARELGTTAVIVMPEDAPPSKRAATAGYGAEIVTYDRYTGDRVAVAEALAADRGLTLIPPYEHPHVIAGQGTAALELVEETGELDALVAPVGGGGLIAGSATAVKALHPGTRVIGVEPEAGDDTRRSLAAGRRVTVPVPRTIADGQALPTPGELTFSLNRRLLDGIVLVSDGEIRDAMRFAFERLKTVLEPSGATPLAALLNGRIDALPPRVGVILSGGNVDAARFAELCGAPR is encoded by the coding sequence GTGACGACCACCACACCGCCGGTCACCCTCGACGACGTCCGCTCCGCCGCGGCCCGCCTGGCGGGCGTCGCGCACCGCACCCCGGTGCTGCGCTCGCGCACCCTGGACGCCCTCGTCGGCGCCGAGGTCTTCCTCAAGTGCGAGAACCACCAGCGGGTCGGCGCGTTCAAGTTCCGCGGCGCCTACAACGCGGCCTCCCGCCTCACCCCGGAGCAGCTCTCCAGAGGTGTCGCCGCCTACTCCTCGGGCAACCACGCCCAGGCGGTCGCCCTGGCCGCGCGCGAACTGGGCACGACCGCGGTGATCGTGATGCCCGAGGACGCGCCCCCCTCCAAGCGGGCCGCCACCGCGGGCTACGGCGCCGAGATCGTCACCTACGACCGCTACACCGGCGACCGCGTGGCCGTCGCCGAAGCGCTGGCCGCCGACCGCGGACTGACCCTGATCCCGCCCTACGAGCACCCGCACGTCATCGCGGGCCAGGGCACCGCCGCCCTCGAACTGGTCGAGGAGACGGGGGAGCTGGACGCGCTGGTCGCCCCGGTAGGCGGCGGCGGACTGATCGCCGGGAGCGCCACCGCGGTCAAGGCCCTGCACCCCGGCACCCGGGTGATCGGTGTCGAGCCGGAGGCCGGGGACGACACCAGGCGCTCCCTGGCCGCGGGCCGGCGGGTCACGGTGCCGGTCCCGCGCACCATCGCCGACGGCCAGGCCCTGCCCACCCCCGGCGAGCTGACGTTCTCCCTCAACCGGCGCCTGCTCGACGGGATCGTGCTCGTGTCCGACGGCGAGATCCGGGACGCGATGCGGTTCGCCTTCGAACGGCTGAAGACCGTCCTCGAACCCAGCGGCGCCACCCCGCTGGCCGCCCTCCTGAACGGCCGGATCGACGCCCTGCCGCCCCGCGTCGGCGTGATCCTCTCCGGCGGCAACGTGGACGCCGCCCGGTTCGCCGAACTCTGCGGCGCGCCCCGCTGA
- a CDS encoding ABC transporter permease — protein sequence MFVLALRSIRQRPGRFLATLLSAFLGAVVIMTFNSMHDTSGQAGVDPVSAETLGTSAGVVGGYGTLLVFFAVASTLTVNVRQRTAELELLRCSGATPAQIKRMVVGEAVAVALVGAVLAVGPAMLGGRALLGMFHDSGQVARSVDYTFGPVALASGVSITLLASAGAAFLAVRRLTRGGRERTGAKRFLAGAALVTGASAAGATFLFSATDEMLMAAPAYGAILLSVGFALLSPRLLKGVLDRLPLNGASGWLAVRNLRERASHLAGILVSLILFTAVSTATITMQSVESDAVKASGLVKSVDAKNLETLNLTVVGIIAVFVCVMLINSLYAATTYRSREFGQQRLAGATPGQVLGVVGAEGVILTVTGVFFGTVAALAGVVPFTVVRTDAVLPDQFPGVWLAMVALAATVTLGTSLGTARRVLRTPAVGAVTPAA from the coding sequence ATGTTCGTACTGGCTCTCAGGTCGATCCGGCAACGCCCCGGGCGGTTCCTCGCGACGCTGCTGTCCGCCTTCCTGGGGGCGGTGGTCATCATGACGTTCAACTCGATGCACGACACGTCCGGGCAGGCCGGCGTCGACCCGGTCAGCGCGGAGACCCTGGGCACGTCGGCGGGCGTCGTCGGCGGTTACGGGACCCTGCTGGTGTTCTTCGCCGTGGCCTCGACGCTGACGGTCAACGTGCGCCAGCGCACCGCCGAGCTGGAGCTGCTGCGCTGCTCGGGGGCGACCCCGGCGCAGATCAAGCGGATGGTCGTGGGTGAGGCGGTGGCCGTGGCCCTGGTGGGCGCGGTGCTCGCCGTCGGCCCGGCGATGCTCGGTGGACGGGCGCTGCTGGGCATGTTCCACGACAGCGGCCAGGTGGCGCGGTCCGTGGACTACACCTTCGGGCCCGTCGCGCTGGCGAGCGGCGTGTCCATCACCCTGCTGGCGTCCGCGGGCGCCGCGTTCCTGGCGGTGCGGCGCCTGACCCGCGGTGGCCGGGAGCGGACCGGCGCGAAGCGGTTCCTGGCCGGTGCGGCGCTGGTCACCGGTGCCTCGGCGGCCGGTGCCACGTTCCTGTTCTCCGCGACCGACGAGATGCTGATGGCGGCACCGGCCTACGGGGCGATCCTGCTGTCGGTCGGTTTCGCGCTGCTGTCGCCGCGACTGCTGAAGGGCGTGCTCGACCGGCTGCCGCTGAACGGCGCGAGCGGCTGGCTGGCCGTGCGCAACCTGCGTGAGCGGGCGAGTCACCTGGCCGGGATCCTGGTCTCGCTGATCCTGTTCACCGCGGTGTCGACGGCGACGATCACCATGCAGTCGGTGGAGAGCGACGCGGTGAAGGCCTCGGGTCTGGTCAAGTCGGTCGACGCCAAGAACCTGGAGACGCTGAACCTCACGGTGGTCGGCATCATCGCGGTGTTCGTGTGCGTGATGCTGATCAACTCGCTCTACGCGGCGACGACGTACCGCTCGCGCGAATTCGGTCAGCAGCGGCTGGCGGGAGCGACGCCGGGGCAGGTGCTGGGCGTGGTCGGCGCCGAGGGCGTGATCCTCACGGTCACGGGGGTGTTCTTCGGCACGGTGGCCGCGCTGGCCGGTGTGGTGCCGTTCACGGTGGTCCGCACCGACGCGGTGCTGCCGGACCAGTTCCCCGGTGTGTGGCTCGCGATGGTGGCGCTGGCGGCGACGGTGACGCTGGGGACGAGCCTGGGCACGGCCCGGCGGGTGCTGCGGACGCCGGCGGTGGGGGCGGTGACGCCGGCCGCCTGA
- a CDS encoding class I SAM-dependent methyltransferase yields MAKDAKSPKKLRSNRAALTHKVGYALRHPERVGPYVRRAGRDAWLRVKHPDHVGYYRAVMASDTRRSPEAAVGSRTHDRWLALGQMQFDYLVEHGLRPEHRMLDIGCGNLRGGWRFIDHLDTGHYYGIDISPDILIAAKKILTERGLQAKLPHLTLTGDLRLEFLPDDHFDVVHAHSVFSHSPLNVIDECLAHVGRVLTDTGFFDFTFDRTEDTEHQVLREDFYYRTDTLLTLAAQHNLHARFMEDWEKRPHGQSKIRVSRSPLPS; encoded by the coding sequence ATGGCCAAGGACGCCAAGTCCCCGAAGAAGCTGCGCAGCAACCGTGCCGCGCTCACGCACAAGGTCGGGTACGCGCTGCGCCACCCCGAGCGCGTCGGCCCCTACGTCCGCCGGGCCGGCCGGGACGCGTGGCTGCGGGTCAAGCACCCCGACCACGTCGGCTACTACCGGGCGGTGATGGCCTCCGACACCCGGCGCAGCCCCGAGGCCGCGGTCGGCAGCCGGACGCACGACCGCTGGCTGGCCCTCGGGCAGATGCAGTTCGACTACCTGGTCGAGCACGGGCTGCGCCCCGAGCACCGCATGCTCGACATCGGCTGCGGCAACCTGCGCGGCGGCTGGCGGTTCATCGACCACCTCGACACCGGCCACTACTACGGCATCGACATCTCGCCGGACATCCTGATCGCCGCCAAGAAGATCCTGACCGAGCGCGGACTCCAGGCCAAGCTGCCCCACCTGACCCTCACCGGGGACCTGCGGCTGGAGTTCCTGCCCGACGACCACTTCGACGTCGTCCACGCGCACAGCGTCTTCTCGCACTCGCCGCTGAACGTCATCGACGAGTGCCTGGCGCACGTCGGGCGCGTCCTGACGGACACCGGGTTCTTCGACTTCACCTTCGACCGGACGGAGGACACCGAGCACCAGGTGCTCCGCGAGGACTTCTACTACCGCACGGACACGCTGCTCACCCTGGCCGCCCAGCACAACCTGCACGCGCGGTTCATGGAGGACTGGGAGAAGCGGCCGCACGGCCAGTCCAAGATCCGGGTGAGCCGCTCACCGCTGCCGTCGTAG
- a CDS encoding LutB/LldF family L-lactate oxidation iron-sulfur protein gives MSGTFVGMPAFPVAAREAVGNETLRGNLRHATHTIRDKRARAVAELDDWAALREAGKQIKDHTLRHLDRYLVQVEEAVTAAGGTVHWAADADEANEIVTRLVQETGESEVVKVKSMATQEIGLNEALEARGIHAYETDLAELIVQLGKDRPSHILVPAIHRNRGEIRDIFRSEMSEWGRPAPENLTDTPAELAEAARLHLREKFLRAKVGISGANFVVAETGTLVVVESEGNGRMCLTLPETLISVVGIEKIVPTWQDLEVFLQTLPRSSTAERMNPYTSMWTGTGDGRAGEGDGPRTFHLVLLDNGRTDTLADEVGRQALRCIRCSACLNVCPVYERAGGHAYGSVYPGPIGAILSPQLRGTGSEIDASLPYASSLCGACYEVCPVAIDIPEVLVHLRERVVQGGPAVRQGNRVVLKPARGHAAERAAMRAAQWAFTRPGALRTGQRLASRTRRLHPRTLPGPGRAWSGSRDLPAVPAEPFRDWWQRTRGGKDGAK, from the coding sequence ATGAGCGGGACGTTCGTGGGGATGCCGGCCTTTCCCGTCGCGGCCCGGGAGGCCGTGGGCAACGAGACGCTGCGCGGCAATCTGCGCCACGCCACCCACACCATCCGGGACAAGCGGGCCCGCGCGGTGGCCGAGCTGGACGACTGGGCGGCGCTGCGGGAGGCCGGGAAGCAGATCAAGGACCACACGCTGCGTCACCTCGACCGGTACCTGGTGCAGGTGGAGGAGGCGGTCACGGCGGCCGGCGGCACGGTGCACTGGGCCGCCGACGCGGACGAGGCCAACGAGATCGTCACCCGCCTGGTCCAGGAGACCGGTGAGAGCGAGGTCGTCAAGGTCAAGTCGATGGCGACGCAGGAGATCGGCCTCAACGAGGCCCTGGAGGCCCGGGGCATCCACGCCTACGAGACCGATCTCGCCGAGCTGATCGTGCAGTTGGGCAAGGACCGGCCCTCGCACATCCTGGTGCCCGCCATCCACCGCAACCGCGGCGAGATCCGGGACATCTTCCGCTCCGAGATGAGCGAGTGGGGCCGCCCCGCGCCCGAGAACCTGACGGACACGCCCGCCGAACTCGCGGAGGCGGCCCGGCTGCACCTGCGGGAGAAGTTCCTGAGGGCGAAGGTCGGCATCTCCGGCGCCAACTTCGTGGTGGCCGAGACCGGGACGCTGGTGGTCGTGGAGTCGGAGGGCAACGGGCGGATGTGCCTGACCCTGCCCGAGACGCTGATCTCGGTCGTCGGCATCGAGAAGATCGTGCCGACGTGGCAGGACCTGGAGGTCTTCCTGCAGACCCTCCCCCGCTCCTCCACGGCCGAGCGCATGAACCCGTACACGTCCATGTGGACGGGCACCGGCGACGGCCGGGCCGGGGAAGGGGACGGCCCGCGCACCTTCCATCTGGTCCTGCTGGACAACGGCCGCACCGACACCCTCGCCGACGAGGTCGGCCGCCAGGCGCTGCGCTGCATCCGCTGCTCGGCCTGCCTCAACGTGTGCCCGGTGTACGAGCGGGCCGGCGGACACGCCTACGGCTCGGTGTACCCGGGCCCCATCGGCGCGATCCTCAGCCCGCAACTGCGGGGCACCGGCAGCGAGATCGACGCTTCTCTGCCGTACGCGTCCTCGCTGTGCGGCGCCTGCTACGAGGTGTGCCCGGTCGCCATCGACATCCCCGAGGTACTGGTGCACCTGCGGGAGCGGGTGGTGCAGGGCGGACCGGCCGTCCGGCAGGGCAACCGGGTGGTGCTGAAGCCCGCCAGGGGCCATGCCGCCGAGCGCGCGGCGATGCGGGCGGCGCAGTGGGCGTTCACGCGTCCGGGCGCGCTGCGGACCGGGCAGCGGCTGGCCTCGCGCACCCGCCGTCTGCATCCGCGCACGCTGCCCGGTCCCGGCCGGGCGTGGAGCGGCAGCCGCGACCTGCCGGCGGTGCCCGCGGAGCCGTTCCGGGACTGGTGGCAGCGCACGCGCGGCGGGAAGGACGGGGCGAAGTGA
- a CDS encoding lactate utilization protein C, with the protein MNSRERILGRVRRALADVPDDAGPYEEAVARDYLREHGHRSVPETVDLLAENLADYRALVHRCTDGELPELVARLLSAHGSGSVVVPQGLPTGWLEAVDAALVQDSAASTAPELDRIDSVVTGCAVAVAETGTIVLDGSSDQGRRRITLVPDHHICVVRVPDQVVSSVPEALGRLDPKRPLTWISGPSATSDIELDRVEGVHGPRTLEVVLVDGS; encoded by the coding sequence GTGAACAGCAGGGAACGCATTCTGGGCCGGGTGCGGCGGGCCCTGGCGGACGTGCCGGACGACGCGGGGCCCTACGAGGAGGCCGTCGCCCGGGACTATCTGCGCGAGCACGGGCACCGGTCGGTGCCGGAGACGGTGGACCTCCTCGCCGAGAACCTGGCGGACTACCGGGCCCTCGTGCACCGGTGCACGGACGGGGAGTTGCCCGAGCTGGTGGCCCGGCTCCTGTCCGCGCACGGTTCCGGGAGCGTGGTGGTTCCGCAGGGGCTGCCGACGGGATGGCTGGAGGCCGTCGACGCGGCGCTCGTGCAGGACTCGGCGGCGAGTACGGCACCGGAACTCGACCGGATCGACAGCGTGGTCACCGGCTGCGCCGTCGCGGTCGCCGAGACCGGCACGATCGTCCTGGACGGCTCCTCCGACCAGGGGCGGCGGCGCATCACCCTCGTCCCCGACCACCACATCTGCGTCGTACGGGTGCCCGACCAGGTCGTGTCCTCGGTGCCCGAGGCGCTCGGACGCCTCGATCCGAAACGGCCGTTGACGTGGATCTCCGGGCCCTCCGCGACCAGTGACATCGAGTTGGACCGGGTCGAGGGCGTGCACGGCCCGCGCACTCTGGAGGTGGTGCTGGTGGACGGCTCGTAG
- a CDS encoding cupin domain-containing protein: MLEAKTLDKPDERRDFPRGHIEAVHMEGLDFAVATFEPGWRWSESVAPIAGTDSCMIHHNCYVVEGRMHVRMDDGTESEVGPGDVFVCSPGHDAWVVGDGQCVVYDFAGSMAKEYAKAD; the protein is encoded by the coding sequence ATGCTGGAGGCAAAGACGCTCGACAAGCCGGACGAGCGGCGCGATTTCCCCCGCGGGCACATCGAGGCCGTGCACATGGAAGGGCTCGACTTCGCCGTCGCCACCTTCGAACCGGGCTGGCGCTGGTCGGAGTCCGTGGCGCCGATCGCGGGCACCGACAGCTGCATGATCCACCACAACTGCTACGTGGTCGAGGGACGCATGCACGTCCGCATGGACGACGGCACCGAGAGCGAGGTGGGCCCCGGCGACGTCTTCGTCTGCTCGCCGGGCCACGACGCCTGGGTCGTGGGCGACGGACAGTGCGTCGTGTACGACTTCGCGGGCAGCATGGCGAAGGAGTACGCCAAGGCCGACTAG
- a CDS encoding rhamnulokinase family protein, translating to MSTAVDVKAFAAVDLGASSGRVMVGRVGADRLELTEAHRFPNRPVRTPDGLRWDVLALYAGVLDGLRAAGPVDSVGVDSWAVDHGLLDADGVLLGNPVHYRDARTEGVAERVWASLPAGELYAATGVQYAPFNTLYQLVAARGTAQFAAARRLLLIPDLLSYWLTGEQGTELTNASTTQLIDPRTRDWSREVADRLGIDLGLFPPLRRPGDAAGLLRPEVLEETGLAGPVPVTAVGSHDTASAVVAVPASGERFAYICTGTWSLAGLELTAPVLTEESRAANFTNELGLDGTVRYLRNIMGLWLLQECVRAWGDPDLGGLLLEAARVPALRSVVDAGDTAFLAPGRMPERIAEACRASGQPVPETPAEVTRCILDSLALAHRGAVEEAQRLAGHPVDVVHVVGGGTRNALLCQLTADACGLPVVAGPTEAAALGNVLVQARAHGLVGDLAGMRRLLARTQSLTRYEPRGDRARWRAAADRLADR from the coding sequence ATGAGCACCGCCGTGGACGTCAAGGCGTTCGCCGCGGTCGACCTCGGTGCGTCCAGCGGGCGCGTCATGGTCGGCCGCGTCGGCGCCGACCGGCTGGAGCTGACCGAGGCGCACCGCTTCCCCAACCGGCCGGTCCGCACGCCCGACGGGCTGCGCTGGGACGTCCTCGCGCTGTACGCCGGTGTGCTGGACGGTCTGCGGGCGGCGGGCCCGGTGGACTCGGTCGGCGTGGACAGCTGGGCGGTCGACCACGGTCTGCTGGACGCGGACGGCGTACTGCTCGGCAACCCCGTGCACTACCGCGACGCCCGCACGGAGGGCGTCGCCGAGCGGGTGTGGGCCTCGCTGCCCGCGGGGGAGCTGTACGCGGCGACGGGCGTGCAGTACGCGCCCTTCAACACCCTGTACCAGCTCGTCGCCGCCCGGGGCACGGCCCAGTTCGCGGCGGCGCGACGACTGTTGCTCATCCCCGACCTGCTGTCCTACTGGCTGACCGGCGAGCAGGGCACGGAGCTGACCAACGCCTCCACCACCCAGCTGATCGATCCCCGCACCCGGGACTGGTCGCGGGAGGTCGCCGACCGGCTGGGGATCGACCTCGGCCTGTTCCCGCCGCTGCGCCGGCCCGGGGACGCGGCGGGACTGCTGCGCCCCGAGGTGCTGGAGGAGACGGGGCTGGCGGGGCCCGTGCCGGTGACGGCCGTCGGTTCGCACGACACCGCCTCCGCGGTCGTCGCCGTACCGGCATCGGGCGAACGGTTCGCCTACATCTGCACCGGCACCTGGTCACTGGCCGGGCTCGAACTGACCGCCCCCGTGCTGACGGAGGAGAGCCGGGCCGCCAACTTCACCAACGAGCTGGGGCTGGACGGCACGGTCCGCTACCTGCGCAACATCATGGGGCTGTGGCTGCTCCAGGAGTGCGTGCGGGCCTGGGGCGACCCCGATTTGGGCGGGCTGCTGCTGGAGGCGGCGCGGGTACCGGCGCTGCGGTCGGTGGTCGACGCCGGTGACACGGCGTTCCTGGCGCCGGGGCGGATGCCGGAGCGGATCGCCGAGGCGTGCCGCGCCTCGGGGCAGCCGGTGCCCGAGACGCCCGCCGAGGTGACCCGGTGCATCCTCGACTCGCTGGCGCTGGCCCATCGCGGGGCCGTCGAGGAGGCGCAGCGGCTCGCCGGACACCCGGTCGACGTCGTGCACGTCGTCGGCGGCGGCACCCGCAACGCGCTGCTGTGCCAGCTGACCGCCGACGCCTGCGGGCTGCCGGTGGTGGCGGGGCCGACGGAGGCCGCAGCACTGGGCAACGTCCTGGTGCAGGCCCGCGCCCACGGACTGGTCGGCGACCTCGCCGGGATGCGCCGGCTGCTGGCGCGCACCCAGTCGCTGACCCGGTACGAACCGCGCGGCGACCGGGCGCGCTGGCGGGCGGCCGCCGACCGACTCGCCGACCGGTGA